The Halogranum gelatinilyticum genome contains a region encoding:
- a CDS encoding type 1 glutamine amidotransferase encodes MLLVLENEVDRDKRYFVPEIVRYLPQHRVHDVAHGDVPDIEGVVGDGGGDSDVDGVILSGSTAGVYESADYPWMDELRTLVRDLVAHEIPTLGVCFGHQLVNDALGGSVEHRGLTAELVDVDLADDPLFAGVGSRIPMVHGDHVTALGDGMESIAEADYYPNLASRHEDAPLWTVQYHPEFTDRLLPNIARDFGWQGAEDFSGVSVERTFANFARLAEKN; translated from the coding sequence ATGCTGCTCGTGCTGGAAAACGAGGTCGACCGCGACAAGCGGTACTTCGTCCCCGAAATCGTCCGCTACCTGCCCCAGCACCGCGTCCACGACGTGGCCCACGGTGACGTGCCGGACATCGAGGGGGTCGTCGGCGACGGTGGGGGAGACAGCGATGTCGACGGCGTGATTCTCAGCGGATCGACCGCAGGCGTCTACGAGTCCGCGGACTATCCGTGGATGGACGAGCTTCGAACACTGGTCCGCGACCTCGTCGCCCACGAGATCCCCACGCTCGGTGTCTGTTTCGGCCACCAACTCGTCAACGACGCGCTCGGCGGCTCGGTCGAACACCGCGGGCTGACGGCGGAACTCGTCGACGTCGACCTGGCCGACGACCCGCTGTTTGCGGGCGTCGGGTCGCGGATACCGATGGTCCACGGCGACCACGTCACGGCCCTCGGCGACGGGATGGAGTCCATCGCTGAGGCCGACTACTACCCCAACCTCGCGAGTCGCCACGAGGACGCGCCGCTCTGGACCGTCCAGTACCATCCCGAGTTCACCGACCGTCTCCTGCCAAACATCGCTCGCGACTTCGGCTGGCAGGGGGCCGAGGACTTCTCCGGCGTCTCCGTCGAGCGGACGTTCGCGAACTTCGCACGGTTGGCCGAGAAGAATTAG